TCCATGATCGCGGTACGGAACGAGAAGCCCTCCATGACGATGGCGATCACCAGGACCGCCACCGGCACCCACTGCCAACTGGTGATCGGCTCCGGATGCTGCGCCTTGTGGTACGCCTCGTAGAGCGCGAAGAGACCACCGAGGCTGAACAGCACGATCGCCACGATGAACGCGTAGATGTAGCGCTCCCGGCCGTACCCGAAGGGATGTTCCGGGGTGGCCTCCCGCTTGGCCCGCCGGCCGCCGAGCAGCAGCAGGCCCTGGTTGCCGGAGTCCGCGACCGAGTGGATCGACTCGGCCAGCATCGACGAGGAGCCGGTCAGCAGGAACGCGATGAACTTGGTGACGGCGATGCCGATGTTGGCCGCCAGGGCGGCGATGATCGCCTTCGTCCCGCCGTTGGCGCTCACGCCGCCGCCTCGCTTCGCACCGCGACGGCGCGCGGCGCCGCGCTGCTGGACCGAATGGCTCGCTCGCTCCGCTCGCTCACTGGTTTGCCAGCTCCTTCATCTCCGTGATGGCCGGGACGGCCATCGGGTCCAGCCCGTGTGCCAGGGCGAGGTAGACCGAGGCGAAGTCGGGTACCGCGATCAGCGAGGCGAGCCGCTCCAGCGCCGACCCGCCTTCGGCGGTCACCACGTCGCAGCGCACCCCGCGCCGCTCGGCCAGGGTCTGCACCGCGTCGGCCCGGCGCTCCTCCACCGCCAGCGGCTCGTCGGTGTCGTCCTCCGCGTTGAGCCCGCCGTCGCGCAGCAGCACCAGCCGCAGCCGGGTGGCGTGATCGCCCTCGTCCGGGTCGGCGAAGATGTCCCGCTCCCCCTCGGCCAGGCCGCCGAACACGCCGTCCAGCAGGCCGACCCGGCCCCGGCCCGCCTCGCCCAGCGCCCCGGTGACGATCGGGTAGCGGGCGTTGGCCGAGAGGGTGTCGCCGAACCGGCGGGCGGCCACGGTGGCCACCGGGGACGAGCCCCAGACGATCGGGATCGACCCGGCCAGGCCCAGGGCGAGGGACTTCGCCGGGTTGACGAAGGACTCGGCGGTGGGCCGGCACCGGTCCGCGTCGGCGTCGAGCCGGGCCGCCGTCTCGGCCAGGTCCGCCTCGTTGACCTTCACCAGCCCGAGCGTACGGGCGGCCAGCAGGACCGGCACGGTGAGCGCCCAGAGGCTGGCCCGCGCCGGCGCCCGCCGGGGCACCGGGATGAACGGCGCCCGGGCCCGCTCGGCCACCGACTGGAGTTGGGAGTCCGGGGCGCCGACCGCGACCAGGCGGGCACCTCGCCGGTGCGCCGCCTCCGCGGCGCCCAGCGCCTCGGGGCTGCGGCCGGAGGCGCTCACCGCGATGACCACGTCCGCCGCACCGACCCAGCCCGGCACGCCGGCGCTGCGGTGCGGGATCACCGGCACCGGGCAGCGCGGCCCGGCCACCGTGGCCAGGACGTCACCGGTCCGCCCGGCGGTGCCGATGCCGGCGATGACGACGGCGCGCGGCCGCCCCTCGTCGGCCAGCACGGTCAGGTTCGCCTCGGCGGCGAGCGCCGCCGACTCGCGTACCTGGGCACCGGCGGAGGCGGTGAACCGGAGCATGCCGCCCGGGTCGTGCTCGGCCAGCAGGTCGGGGTTGTCGAGCAGCGACTCGTCGGCGTGCCGGTGCCCGCTGACCCCGGCCGTACCCTCCATCACGGCTGCGGCGCGGCCCCACCGCGCCGGTCGTCCGCCGCGGGCCCACCGCGCGCCTCGTCCAGCAGCAGCACCGGTACGTCGTCGCGCACCTCGAAGATCCGACCGCACTCCGTGCAGGTCAGCGTCTGTGCCTGCGCGTCGTAGTCCAGCGGGGCGTGGTGTGTGTCGGGACAGGCGAGGATCTCGAGCAACTGCGGGTCCAGGGCCACGGCGCGGCTCCTTCCACGTATGCGGTCTCACCGGCCGACGGTGCCGCCCGGCGCACGCGATCTTATCGGCGAACCGGCGGGGGCACCCGGCCAGATCTCAGCACCGGCGGCACGCGCGGGCCACCCCGACGGCGACTCCGGTCAGATCGTCGCCACACACCGTCACCGTAACCCCCGGCGCTCCGGCCGGGCTCCCGCTCAGCGGGGTGGGCGGGGCAGCACGCTGGTGGCGTCGCCACCGGCGGCGGCCGGCGGCTCACCACCCGGCCGGTCACCCGCTGCGGGGGCGCCGTAGACGTTGCCGCTCGGCCGGGACACGGGTGCGCCGTAGACGGTCGGGGGGGCCGGCTGCTGCCCGTACACATGCCCGGCCGGGGCGCCGGCGCGATACGTGGTCGGCCCGGTGCTGCGCGGCAGCGGCAGCTGCGGGTGGCCGGCGACCGCCTCGTCGACCTTCTCCGCGCGGTTCCGCCGGACCAGCAGCACGATCAGGGCGGCGCCGACGAGCACCAGCAGGATGCCGATCCACATGATGGGTGAACCTCCGGAGGACGTGTCGGCGGCGCCGGACCCGGCGGCCGGGTCGAGCGCGGCGGCCACCGCCGAGTTGGTGTCGTCGACGCCCGCCGGCGTGGTCGCCTCGGCGCTCGGGGTGGGCGAGGGCTTCCTCGTCGGCGTCGGCGACGGAGTCGCGGCCTTCGCCCCGCCCACCACCCGCGCCGACGCGGCGGCCCGGCCGAGCAACCGGCCGTTCGCGGTGGCCGCCTCGCCGACCACGTCCAACCGCCCGCCGGGCGCGCCGGCCAGGAAGGCGACCCGGTAGCGGACCGTCTTGCCCTTGCCCTTGCAGAGGGTCGGCTCCGCCGGGGAGGTACGCGCCGTGACGACCGTGCCCCCGCCGCCGGAGACGGGCACCGGCCACCACCGGCCACCGCTGTTGACCTGCACCTCGACCTGCTCGGGCCGGACGCCGTCGAGGCGCAGCCCCAGGCCGGTGCGGAGGATGACGCAGCCGTCGGTGCGCTTGCGCACCTCGACCGCCACCGTGCCGGGGGACCCGCCGACGGTGAAGCTGCTCGCCGACCGCACCTCCACCCGGTCGCCGTCGGCCAGCGCCGGGGACGCCGCGACGGCCAGCAGGCCGCCCAGCACCGCGCCGACCGTGGCCAGCCGCCCCGCGTGCCGCCTCACCGACATCTCCACCTCACCGTCTCCACCCCTGTCGGGTCCGCCGGTCAGGGTACTACCGGCGCGAACCGGCACCCGCTCATTGAGCGCTCCGCATGTGTGCCGCGACACGCCGGGCCACCCCGTCCATCCTCGACGCAGGTCGGAGTGCCTGCATGATCAACTACGGCGCCCCTCGCCGCGGTCGGCGCCACCCGGTGGGCGGTCAGGCGGGCGCGGTCGCCAGCGCCCGCCTGCACAGCCGGTCGGCCGTCCGGGTGGTCTCCGGCAGCCGGTAGCGCGGGCACAGCGCCAGCACCCGGTCCACGGCGTTGTCCAGGCTCACCCGGTGGCCGACGCTGACGAACACCGGCTTCACCCCGTCCCGGGTACGCAGCACCCGGCCGACCACCTCGCCGCCGTCCCGCAACGGGCTCCACGCGCCCCGCTCCGGACCCGGCTCCGCCCACTCGCCCACCAGCGGCGTCTTCCCCACCCCGATCGTCGGCAGGCCGGTGACCACGCCGAGGTGACAGGCCAGCCCGAACCGGCGCGGATGCGCCAACCCGTGCCCGTCGCAGACCAGCAGGTCCGGCCGGACGGTCAACCGGTCCAGGGCGTCCAGCAGCGCGGGCAGCTCGCGGAAGGCGAAGAGCCCCGGCACGTACCGGAAGGCCGGCCGGCCCACGCTCACCGCCTCGTCGACCACGGTCAGGGTGGCGGCGTCGAGCACCGTGACGGCCGCCGCGAGCCGGTCACCGCCCTCCGCGTACGCCACGTCCAGGCCGGCCACCGTCGCCGGCGCGGTGGGACCCGGCCCGACCAGGTTCACCCGCGAGCGCAACTCCTCCTGTACGCGCAGCGCCTCGGCGACGTCGGCGGGCGGCACGTACCGCACTCCCCCGGCCGTCACGACCGCCCGGACCCGCGTCCGGCGCGACTGAGGGCGATCCCGAAGGCCACCCCGAGGCCGACGCCCAACGCGACTCCGGCGACCCCGCCGATGGTGAGCCACCCGATCACCAGCCCGAGCAGGATCCCCGCCACCCAGACGGTGGCCTGCTGCCGCATCGGCGACTTCCTCATCAGCTCACCGTAGCCACGCGGAGGACGCGGGACAGGCATGTGCCCTGCGGCCGGGGTCAGACCGGCGTGCTTTCCTCGGCAGCGCTTTCTCCTCGGTCGGCGTGTTCTCTTCGGTCGGCGTCAGGCTGGTGAGTTCTCCTCGGCCGGCGTCAGGTCCGCCCGGGCCTCCTCGGCCCAGCGGACGATGCCGTGGGCACCCGACGACTCCGCGACCGCGGTCGCCTCGCCGACCAGTGCGACGGCCCGCTCCGGGTCACCCTCGTCGGCGGCGAGGTAGCCCAGGGCGAGCAGGTTCGCGGCCACCCCGGGCAGGAAGCCCACCTCCCGACGCAGCCGGGTCGACTCCTCCATGAGCTGCCGGGCGACGTCGAGCCGGCCGGCCGCCTGGTCGACGTAGGCGAGGTGCCGCAGGACGTACGACAGGGTCAGCTTGTCGTCGGCCTGGGCGGCCAGCTCGCGGGCGCGGGCGAGGGCCGGGGTGGCGGCCTCTTCATCGCCCCGGATCACCTGGTGCACGCAGCCCACCCAGAACCGGGCCTCACCCTCCCCGCGCGCGTCGCCGAGCTGCCGGTACAGCTCGGCCGCCCGCTCGAAGAGCTCCAGTTCGCGCGGGTCCTCGACCTCGTCCTCCAGGTAGCGGGCGTGCAGCACCCGGCCCCGGGCGAGCGCGAGATCCGCCTCGACCGCGTCCAACGTCCGGTCGGCCGTGGCCAGCGCGCCGCTGTCGCCGCCGAACACCGCCTTCTCGTACAGCTCCCGTGCCAGCTCGATCCGGTCTGCCGTCGCCATGCCCGCTCCTGTCCCTGTCCTCGGTTACTGACCCACCCGGCCGTCGATCCGCTCACGCAACAGGTCGTCCGTCCGTCAGTAGGTGGCGAGGGTCGGGTCAGCGCCCGGGTCACCAGCCTGCTGCAACTGCTCCTCGAACATCACGAACGTCCGCCGCCGGATCCCCGTGATCAGCGCCTGCTCTTCAGCTGTGGGGTAGCGCCGCTCTGCCCGGATCGTGTCTTGGAGCGCCCTCACGGTGCCGTACAGCGCAAAGACCGGCGCGTCTCCAGTCAGATGTCGACCACGTTCCTGCTCCGTAAGCCAGACGAAGTCATCGCGTGAAATCTCGTAAATCTCTTCCCCGCCAATGAAGACCGCTCTGTCGATCAGGTTGTGGGCCGGTAGCCAACCCCCGGTTCGTCCGACAGTCGCCACCCGGCAACGCCGCCGTCCGGCGTCTTGACCAGTTTGAGTGGCGAGCCGTAGTAGTCGAAGAACCTCGGAAGCCTCATACCGCTCGAGCCCGTCATCGTTGCGAAACCCGCCCGGGACGCGACGACGGCACCTGGTGAGCGCGGTCAGGGGCCGAGTTGCCGCGCCGCGTCCTCGTAGAACGACACGAGTTGCGCCAGCGGGATGGCCTTCCGGGAGACCACGGAGAGGTCCTTTCCCTCCTTGGTGAACGGGGGCGGCCAGGCGCTGAGCCCTTGATCGAGCGCGAGGGCCCCGACCTCCGCCTGCCAGCCGGGCCAGCGCAGGGTCTCGTAGAAGCGGGTGAGGGATCCGGCCAGGACGGCGTGCAGCCAGTCGGCGTACCCCTGTTCGAGGTCGAGCCAGCCGAGGTCGTCCGGCCCGAAGTAGTGCACGGTGGGCCGCGCCCCAGGTCCGCTCTGGGCCCAGACGAACTGGCCGCCCATCACGTCGTAGCCGATGACGACCAGGCCGGCCGGGTCGGACTCGGTGGCGACGTCGGGCAGGGTGTCGTGCCCGCTGCCGAGCACCCGCAGCCAGCCGTGGTCGACGAGCAGCCCCCCGGTGTTGGCGACCACCGCGCCGAGCCAGGACCGGGTGGTGATCTCCAGGGTGGCGAGGCAGGCGGACGCCCGCGCCGGCTCGGCCGGCAGCACTTCGACCGGGTACGGCGAGCCGGCGACGGCGGCCGCGACCTCGGACCATGCTGACTGCTCCACGCCGCGAGAGGCTACAGCGCCACCCCGGTCAGCACCATGACCCGCGGCTCGGTGTAGTCCTCCATCGCGCTGCGCAGCCCTTCCCGGCCGACGCCGGAGCCCTTCACCCCGCCGTAGGGCATCTGGTCGGCCCGGTACGACGGCACGTCCCCGACGATCACGCCGCCGACCTCCAGGGTGCGGGCGGCGAGGAAGGCGGTCTGCAGGTTGTGGGTGAAGACTCCCGCCTGCAGGCCGTACGCGGAGTCGTTGACGGCGGCGAACGCGGCCTGGTCGTCCTCGACCCGGGTGACCACCAGCACGGGCCCGAACACCTCCTCCGTGCAGACCTTGGCGTCCTTCGGCACCCCGGAGAGCACGGTCGGCGGGTAGGTGGCGCCGTCCCGCCGTCCGCCCACCTCGATGGTGGCCCCGGCGACGACCGCCTCGTCCACCCACGCCTCGACGCGCTCGGCCGCCTCGACCGAGACCATCGGCCCGACGTCGGTCAGCTCGGAAGCCGGGTCTCCGGTCCGCAGCTCCTCCACCGCGGTGACGAGCCGGGGCAGGAATCCGTCGTAGAGCCATTCGTGCACGTAGACCCGCTGGACCGCGATGCACGACTGCCCGGCCTGGTAGTTGGCGAAGGTGGCGATCCGGTGCGCGGCGAAGGTCAGATCCCCGTCGGAGGACCAGTCCTCGCAGATCACCGCCGCCGCGTTGCCGCCCAGTTCCAGGGTGACGTGCTTCTCCGGGGCGGCCCGGCGGATGGCCGCGCCGACCGGCCCGGAGCCGGTGAACGACACGACCGGCAGCCGGGGGTCGGCGACCAGCTCGGCGGCGCGCTCGTTGGGCAGCGGCAGCACCGAGAACATCCCCTCAGGCAGTCCGGTCTCGGCCAGGATCTCGCCGAGCAGCAGCGCCGACAGCGGGGTGGCCGGGGCCGGCTTGACGACGATGGGCGCGCCGACGGCGATGGCCGGGGCGACCTTGTGCGCGACCAGGTTGAGCGGGAAGTTGAACGGGGCGATGCCCAGCACCGGCCCCCTGGGCACCCGCCGGACCAGCGCCATCCGCCCTGTGGCCGCCGGATCGGTGTCCAGGCGTTGCAGCTCCCCGGAGAAGCGTCGGGCCTCCTCGGCCGCCCAGCGGAAGGTGGAGATCGCCCGGCTCACCTCGGCCTTCGCCCACTTGACCGGCTTGCCGTTCTCGGCGGTGATCAGCGTCGCGACCTCGTCGGCCCGGTCGGCGAGCCGCCGGGAGACGTGGTCCAGGGCCGCCGCGCGGACGTGCGCGGGCAGGGCCGCGGCTGCCGCGGCCACCCCGGCGGCTGCCGCGACGGCGGCTTCGACCTGGTCGGGCGCGGCGAGGGTGGTACGCCCCACCGTCCGGCCGTCGTACGGGTGGGTGACGGTCAGCTCGCCCTCGCCGTGGGCGGGGCGGCCGGCGACAAAGAAAGCTCTCGACTCCACGCTTCGGCAGCCTAGACCACGTTGGCTCACGCGGAAACAGTTGCTCAAGCCCTTGTCTGCCGCGAATTCAGTAGCCAAGATGGCAGTCAGATTGCGATAACCTCCGCTGACCTTCCCCCCCGGCCACCACTCGGAGACTTCTGATGAGCGATCAGCAGCAGCTGCGCAACTTCGTCAACGGCGAGTACGTCGACCCCGTGGACGGCGGCTACGCCGACCTGATCGACCCGTGCACCGGGGAGGTCTTCGCCCAGGCGCCGGTCTCCGGGGCGGCGGACGTGGACGCGGCGATGACGGCCGCCGCCACGGCGTTCGAGACCTGGCGGGACACCACGCCCGCCGAACGGCAGAGGGCCCTGCTCAAGCTGGCCGATGCGGTGGAGGCCCGGGCGGCCGAGCTGGTCGACGCCGAGGTGCGCAACACCGGCAAGCCGCGCCAGCTGACCGCCGACGAGGAGCTGCCGCCGGCCGTCGACGAGTTCCGGTTCTTCGCCGGCGCCGCCCGACTCCTGGAAGGCCGTTCGGCCGGCGAGTACATGGCCGGCCACACCTCGTACGTGCGGCGGGAGCCGATCGGCGTCTGCGCCCAGGTCACCCCCTGGAACTACCCGCTGATGATGGCGGTCTGGAAGATCGCCCCGGCGCTGGCCGCCGGCAACACGGTGGTGCTCAAGCCCTCCGACACCACCCCGGTGTCGACGCTGCTGCTGGCCGAGATCGCGGCCGAGTTCTTCCCGCCGGGCGTGTTCAACGTGGTCTGCGGCAACCGGGACACCGGCCGCGCCCTGGTCGCCCACCCGACCCCGCAGCTGGTGTCGATCACCGGCTCGACCCGGGCCGGCATGGAGGTCGCCGCGGCGGCCGCGCCGGACCTCAAGCGGACCCACCTGGAGCTGGGTGGCAAGGCCCCGGTGGTGCTCTTCGACGACGCGGACGTCGCCGCGGCGGCCGAGGCGATCGCGGTCGGCGGCTACTTCAACGCCGGCCAGGACTGCACCGCCGCCACCCGGGTGCTCGCCGGCCCCGGCGTCTACGACGACTTCGTCGCCGCCCTCGCCGACCAGGCCCGGAACACCAGGACCGGCGCCCCGGACGACGAGGACGTGCTCTACGGCCCGCTGAACAACGCCAACCAGCTCGCCCGGGTGCGCGGCTTCGTGGACCGGCTGCCGGACCACGCGAAGGTCGAGACCGGCGGCTCCCAGGTCGGCGAGCGCGGCTACTTCTACGCCCCGACCGTCGTCTCCGGCGTACGACAGGCCGACGAGATCATCCAGGACGAGGTGTTCGGGCCGGTCATCACGGTGCAGCGCTTCTCCGACGAGGACGAGGCGGTGCGCTGGGCCAACGGCGTGGAGTACGGCCTGTCCGCCTCGGTCTGGACCCGCGACCACGGCCGGGCGATGCGGATGACCCGTCGGCTCGACTTCGGCTGCGTCTGGGTTAACACCCATATCCCGTTCATCTCGGAGATGCCGCACGGCGGCTTCAAGCACTCCGGGCACGGCAAGGACCTGTCGGTCTACAGCCTGGAGGACTACACCCGGATCAAGCACGTCATGCACAACATCGAGGGCTGAGCCATGGCGTCCAGCGAGGAACTGCACAAGCGGCGCGGGGCGGCGGTCGCCCGGGGCGTCGGCAGCACGATCACCTCCTACGTGGACCACGCCGGTGGCGGCACGATCACCGACGTCGACGGGCGGGAGTGGATCGACTTCGCCGCCGGCATCGCGGTGGCCAACGTCGGCAACTCCGCCCCCCGGGTGGTGCAGGCGGTGCAGGCGCAGGTCGAGCGGTTCACCCACACCTGTTTCATGGTCGCGCCGTACGAGTCGTACGTGGCGGTGTGCGAGCAGCTCAACGCGCTGACGCCAGGGAACTTCGAGAAGCGCTCGGCGCTGTTCAACTCCGGCGCCGAGGCGGTGGAGAACGCCGTGAAGATCGCCAGGCACGCCACCGGGCGGCCGGCGGTGGTGGTCTTCGACCACGCGTACCACGGCCGGACCAACCTGACCATGGCGCTGACCGCGAAGAACATGCCGTACAAGCACCGGTTCGGGCCGTTCGCCGGGGAGATCTACCGGGTGCCGATGTCGTACCCGCTGCGCGACGGCGGGCTGGACGGGGCGACCGCGGCGGCGCGGGCGATCGAGCTGGTGGAGAAGCAGGTGGGCGCGGAGAACGTGGCCGCGCTGCTGATCGAGCCGATCCAGGGCGAGGGCGGTTTCGTGGTACCGGCGGAGGGCTTCCTGCCGGCGCTGCGGGAGTGGGCGACGGCGAACGGGGTGGTCTTCGTCGCCGACGAGATCCAGACCGGCTTCTGCCGGACCGGGGACTGGTTCGCCTGCCAGCACGAGGGCGTCGAGCCGGATCTGATCACCCTGGCCAAGGGCATCGCCGGCGGCCTGCCCCTCGCGGCGGTGACCGGCCGGGCGGAGCTGATGGACGCGGTCCACGTCGGCGGGCTCGGCGGCACGTACGGCGGTAACCCGATCGCCTGCGCGGCCGCCCTGGCGTCCATCGAGACGATGCACGAGCTGGAGCTGGCCGGCGCCGCGCGGCGGATCGGGCAGGTGATGGGCGACCGGCTGCGGGCGATCGCCGCCCGCGACCCGCGCGTCGCGGAGGTACGCGGTCGTGGCGCGATGCTCGCCTTGGAGATCGTGCGCCCGGGGACGCTCACTCCGGATCCGACCGCCACGGCGGCGGTGTCGGCGGCCTGCCACGCCGCAGGCCTGCTCACCCTCACCTGCGGCACGTACGGCAACGTGCTGCGTTTCCTGCCCCCGCTGGTCATCTCCGACGACGAGCTGGCCCGTGGCCTGGACATCCTGGACGCGGCCTTCGGCTGATCGACGGTCAGCCGGTGTACGTGGAACACCATGGGTCCCGATCCCCCCAGGAGCGACCCATGGTGTTCCACCCCGGCCCTCCCCAGGGCGCGTCACCAGCTGCCCTGATCAGAGGCAGATCCAGCAGTACGCGTGGACGCCGTCGGCAACCGCCCGGCGGGCCACCCGCCGCAACTCCCCCACGATCCCGGCGACGAGCTTCTCGTCCGGCTCACCCATCCACTCCTCGGCGGCCCGCCACACCGCGGCGACGTCGTCGATCCGCTCGTCCGGCAGCGCCGCAAGCTCGCTGACGAACGCCGGCTTGAGCCGGAGCAGGTACGGGCCCTCGTCGTCGTTGCCGTCGACCCGCGCCTCGCCGGTGGACAGGTCCTCCGCCGCCAGGTCCAGGCCGCCGTGCCGGATCGCCGCCCACAGCCTGCCGACCAGCACCGTCGGCTCGAGGAACTTGGACCGGAACGGGGCCAGGTCGTCGCCGGGCCCGGTGTCGGCGGCGGCCAGCGCCTGCTCCGGACGCGCCGCGAAGTAGTCGGTCAGGATGCCCACGGCCGAGACGGTCGGCCTCCCTCCGACACGTCCGATCCTCCACAGCGGTCCCGTCCACCGCCGTCCTGTTCTATAGTCCCACTGTCGTAGGACAATAGAAGGGCGTCGCGTGATCGAGTTCGTACTGGACGGCCGGTCCAAGGTGAACACCTATGTGCAGCTGATCCAGCAGGTCAAACAGGCCCTGCGGGTGGGGCTGCTGACGGCTGGCGACCAGTTGCCGAAGGTCCGCGACGTCGCGCAGTCGCTGGCCATCAACCCGAACACGGTGCTCAAGGCGTACCGCGAGCTGGAGATCGAAGGTCTGGTCGAGGGACGCCCCGGCGTCGGCACCTTCGTCCGCCGCACCCTCGCGGGCTCGTCGCTGGCCGATCAGGCCGAGCTTCGCGAGGAGCTGGTGGCCTGGCTGCACCGCGCCCGCGCCGCAGGACTCACCCCGGAAGACGTCACCGCCCTGGTCGAGACCACCATGCGGGCCGCGCTCGTCGCCGGCACGACGCGTGCCGAACCCGCCTCAGCAGGATGAGAGGACAGCTGATGGAGATCGCGCTGGAGGCCGAGCAGCTCGGCAAACGGTACGGAAGAACCTGGGCGCTGCGGGACTGCTCGCTGCGCCTGCCCGCCGGGCGGATCGCCGCCCTCGTCGGCCCCAACGGTGCTGGCAAGAGCACCCTGCTGCACCTCGCGGTCGGCCTGCTGCGGCCGGACGCCGGCGCGGTGCGGATCTTCGGCGAAGCGCCGTACGCCAACCCGTCGGTGCTGCCCGAGATCGGCTTCGTCGCCCAGGACACCCCGCTCTACCGGGACTTCACCGCGGCCGAGCTGGTGGAGCTGGGCCGCCGGATGAACAAGCGCTGGGATGCGGCGCTCGCCCGAAACCGGCTGGCCCAGCTCGGCATCCCGCCGAAGCTGCCCGTCGGCAAGCTGTCCGGTGGCCAGCGGGCCCAGGTCGCGCTGGCGCTCGCCCTCGCGAAGCGGCCCCGGCTGCTGCTCCTCGACGAACCGGTCGCCAGCCTCGATCCACTGGCGCGCCGGGAGTTCCTGCAGTCGCTGATGGGCAGCGTCGCCGACTCCGAGACGACCGTGCTGCTCTCCTCGCACCTGCTGGCCGACCTGGAACGGGTCTGCGACTACCTGGTCGTGCTGCAGTCCGCCCGGGTGCACCTGGCGGGCGCGGTCGACGACCTGGTCGCCGCCCACCGGCAGCTGGTCGGGCCCCGGCACGGCGGCGAACCGATCGAGGGGGTCGACGCCGTGGTCCGGGCGAGCCACACCGCCCGGCAGTCCACGCTGCTGGTCCGTACGACCGGCGATGTCCTCACCCCGGAATGGACGGTGCACGACGTGACGCTGGAGGACCTCGTGC
This sequence is a window from Micromonospora sp. NBRC 110009. Protein-coding genes within it:
- a CDS encoding Trm112 family protein, whose product is MALDPQLLEILACPDTHHAPLDYDAQAQTLTCTECGRIFEVRDDVPVLLLDEARGGPAADDRRGGAAPQP
- a CDS encoding tetratricopeptide repeat protein, which gives rise to MATADRIELARELYEKAVFGGDSGALATADRTLDAVEADLALARGRVLHARYLEDEVEDPRELELFERAAELYRQLGDARGEGEARFWVGCVHQVIRGDEEAATPALARARELAAQADDKLTLSYVLRHLAYVDQAAGRLDVARQLMEESTRLRREVGFLPGVAANLLALGYLAADEGDPERAVALVGEATAVAESSGAHGIVRWAEEARADLTPAEENSPA
- a CDS encoding GntR family transcriptional regulator, encoding MIEFVLDGRSKVNTYVQLIQQVKQALRVGLLTAGDQLPKVRDVAQSLAINPNTVLKAYRELEIEGLVEGRPGVGTFVRRTLAGSSLADQAELREELVAWLHRARAAGLTPEDVTALVETTMRAALVAGTTRAEPASAG
- a CDS encoding gamma-aminobutyraldehyde dehydrogenase, coding for MSDQQQLRNFVNGEYVDPVDGGYADLIDPCTGEVFAQAPVSGAADVDAAMTAAATAFETWRDTTPAERQRALLKLADAVEARAAELVDAEVRNTGKPRQLTADEELPPAVDEFRFFAGAARLLEGRSAGEYMAGHTSYVRREPIGVCAQVTPWNYPLMMAVWKIAPALAAGNTVVLKPSDTTPVSTLLLAEIAAEFFPPGVFNVVCGNRDTGRALVAHPTPQLVSITGSTRAGMEVAAAAAPDLKRTHLELGGKAPVVLFDDADVAAAAEAIAVGGYFNAGQDCTAATRVLAGPGVYDDFVAALADQARNTRTGAPDDEDVLYGPLNNANQLARVRGFVDRLPDHAKVETGGSQVGERGYFYAPTVVSGVRQADEIIQDEVFGPVITVQRFSDEDEAVRWANGVEYGLSASVWTRDHGRAMRMTRRLDFGCVWVNTHIPFISEMPHGGFKHSGHGKDLSVYSLEDYTRIKHVMHNIEG
- a CDS encoding SIS domain-containing protein, which encodes MMEGTAGVSGHRHADESLLDNPDLLAEHDPGGMLRFTASAGAQVRESAALAAEANLTVLADEGRPRAVVIAGIGTAGRTGDVLATVAGPRCPVPVIPHRSAGVPGWVGAADVVIAVSASGRSPEALGAAEAAHRRGARLVAVGAPDSQLQSVAERARAPFIPVPRRAPARASLWALTVPVLLAARTLGLVKVNEADLAETAARLDADADRCRPTAESFVNPAKSLALGLAGSIPIVWGSSPVATVAARRFGDTLSANARYPIVTGALGEAGRGRVGLLDGVFGGLAEGERDIFADPDEGDHATRLRLVLLRDGGLNAEDDTDEPLAVEERRADAVQTLAERRGVRCDVVTAEGGSALERLASLIAVPDFASVYLALAHGLDPMAVPAITEMKELANQ
- a CDS encoding aldehyde dehydrogenase family protein, with protein sequence MESRAFFVAGRPAHGEGELTVTHPYDGRTVGRTTLAAPDQVEAAVAAAAGVAAAAAALPAHVRAAALDHVSRRLADRADEVATLITAENGKPVKWAKAEVSRAISTFRWAAEEARRFSGELQRLDTDPAATGRMALVRRVPRGPVLGIAPFNFPLNLVAHKVAPAIAVGAPIVVKPAPATPLSALLLGEILAETGLPEGMFSVLPLPNERAAELVADPRLPVVSFTGSGPVGAAIRRAAPEKHVTLELGGNAAAVICEDWSSDGDLTFAAHRIATFANYQAGQSCIAVQRVYVHEWLYDGFLPRLVTAVEELRTGDPASELTDVGPMVSVEAAERVEAWVDEAVVAGATIEVGGRRDGATYPPTVLSGVPKDAKVCTEEVFGPVLVVTRVEDDQAAFAAVNDSAYGLQAGVFTHNLQTAFLAARTLEVGGVIVGDVPSYRADQMPYGGVKGSGVGREGLRSAMEDYTEPRVMVLTGVAL
- the nfi gene encoding deoxyribonuclease V (cleaves DNA at apurinic or apyrimidinic sites) — its product is MRYVPPADVAEALRVQEELRSRVNLVGPGPTAPATVAGLDVAYAEGGDRLAAAVTVLDAATLTVVDEAVSVGRPAFRYVPGLFAFRELPALLDALDRLTVRPDLLVCDGHGLAHPRRFGLACHLGVVTGLPTIGVGKTPLVGEWAEPGPERGAWSPLRDGGEVVGRVLRTRDGVKPVFVSVGHRVSLDNAVDRVLALCPRYRLPETTRTADRLCRRALATAPA
- a CDS encoding RAD23 family protein, whose amino-acid sequence is MSVRRHAGRLATVGAVLGGLLAVAASPALADGDRVEVRSASSFTVGGSPGTVAVEVRKRTDGCVILRTGLGLRLDGVRPEQVEVQVNSGGRWWPVPVSGGGGTVVTARTSPAEPTLCKGKGKTVRYRVAFLAGAPGGRLDVVGEAATANGRLLGRAAASARVVGGAKAATPSPTPTRKPSPTPSAEATTPAGVDDTNSAVAAALDPAAGSGAADTSSGGSPIMWIGILLVLVGAALIVLLVRRNRAEKVDEAVAGHPQLPLPRSTGPTTYRAGAPAGHVYGQQPAPPTVYGAPVSRPSGNVYGAPAAGDRPGGEPPAAAGGDATSVLPRPPR
- the gabT gene encoding 4-aminobutyrate--2-oxoglutarate transaminase; this translates as MASSEELHKRRGAAVARGVGSTITSYVDHAGGGTITDVDGREWIDFAAGIAVANVGNSAPRVVQAVQAQVERFTHTCFMVAPYESYVAVCEQLNALTPGNFEKRSALFNSGAEAVENAVKIARHATGRPAVVVFDHAYHGRTNLTMALTAKNMPYKHRFGPFAGEIYRVPMSYPLRDGGLDGATAAARAIELVEKQVGAENVAALLIEPIQGEGGFVVPAEGFLPALREWATANGVVFVADEIQTGFCRTGDWFACQHEGVEPDLITLAKGIAGGLPLAAVTGRAELMDAVHVGGLGGTYGGNPIACAAALASIETMHELELAGAARRIGQVMGDRLRAIAARDPRVAEVRGRGAMLALEIVRPGTLTPDPTATAAVSAACHAAGLLTLTCGTYGNVLRFLPPLVISDDELARGLDILDAAFG
- a CDS encoding DUF2625 family protein, which encodes MEQSAWSEVAAAVAGSPYPVEVLPAEPARASACLATLEITTRSWLGAVVANTGGLLVDHGWLRVLGSGHDTLPDVATESDPAGLVVIGYDVMGGQFVWAQSGPGARPTVHYFGPDDLGWLDLEQGYADWLHAVLAGSLTRFYETLRWPGWQAEVGALALDQGLSAWPPPFTKEGKDLSVVSRKAIPLAQLVSFYEDAARQLGP